From the Priestia koreensis genome, one window contains:
- the icd gene encoding NADP-dependent isocitrate dehydrogenase translates to MLTQGQKITVNNGVLNVPNNPIIPFIEGDGIGPDIWASASRVIEAAVEKAYKGEKKIVWKEVLAGEKAFNETGEWLPAETLDLIREYFIAIKGPLTTPVGGGIRSLNVALRQELDLFVCLRPVRYFEGVPSPVKRPEDTDMVIFRENTEDIYAGIEYAKGSEDVKKLLNFLQTELGVNKIRFPETSGLGIKPVSAEGTKRLVRAAINYAIKEGRKSVTLVHKGNIMKFTEGAFKNWGYELAEEEFGDKVFTWAQYDRLVETEGKDAANKAQADAEAAGKIIIKDSIADIFLQQILTRPREFDVVATMNLNGDYISDALAAQVGGIGIAPGANINYETGHAIFEATHGTAPKYAGLDKVNPSSVLLSGVLMLEHLGWNEAAKLVMDSIEKTIASKVVTYDFARLMDGATEVKCSEFGDALITNMEDTVRV, encoded by the coding sequence ATCTTGACACAAGGACAAAAAATTACGGTTAACAATGGCGTATTAAACGTACCAAACAATCCAATTATTCCATTCATTGAAGGCGACGGAATTGGACCAGATATCTGGGCATCTGCTTCTCGCGTAATTGAAGCAGCGGTTGAAAAAGCATACAAAGGCGAAAAGAAAATCGTTTGGAAAGAAGTATTAGCAGGTGAAAAAGCGTTTAATGAAACAGGAGAGTGGTTACCTGCTGAAACGTTAGATTTAATTCGTGAGTACTTCATTGCGATTAAAGGACCTTTAACAACTCCAGTTGGCGGAGGAATTCGTTCTCTAAACGTTGCACTACGTCAAGAGTTAGATTTATTCGTTTGCTTACGTCCAGTTCGTTACTTTGAAGGAGTACCTTCTCCGGTAAAACGCCCTGAAGATACGGATATGGTTATCTTCCGTGAAAATACAGAAGATATCTACGCTGGTATTGAATATGCAAAAGGTTCTGAAGATGTGAAAAAACTTCTTAACTTCTTACAAACAGAACTAGGCGTGAACAAAATCCGTTTCCCAGAGACATCTGGTCTTGGAATCAAACCAGTTTCTGCTGAAGGAACAAAACGCTTAGTACGTGCAGCAATTAACTATGCAATTAAAGAAGGCCGCAAATCTGTTACGCTTGTACATAAAGGTAACATTATGAAATTTACTGAAGGTGCCTTCAAAAACTGGGGTTATGAGCTTGCTGAAGAGGAATTCGGCGATAAAGTATTCACATGGGCTCAATATGACCGCCTAGTTGAAACAGAAGGTAAAGATGCAGCAAACAAAGCGCAAGCAGATGCTGAAGCAGCAGGAAAAATCATCATCAAAGATTCTATTGCTGATATCTTCTTACAACAAATCTTAACTCGTCCACGTGAGTTTGATGTAGTAGCAACAATGAACTTGAACGGTGACTATATCTCTGATGCGTTAGCAGCACAAGTTGGTGGAATTGGTATCGCACCAGGAGCGAACATTAACTATGAAACAGGACATGCTATTTTCGAAGCTACACATGGTACTGCACCGAAATATGCTGGATTAGACAAAGTAAATCCATCTTCTGTTTTATTATCAGGTGTGTTAATGCTTGAGCATTTAGGCTGGAATGAAGCAGCGAAATTAGTAATGGATTCAATTGAAAAAACAATTGCTTCTAAAGTGGTAACATACGATTTTGCTCGTCTAATGGACGGCGCAACTGAAGTAAAATGTTCTGAATTTGGTGATGCGTTAATCACTAACATGGAAGATACAGTAAGAGTTTAA
- the citZ gene encoding citrate synthase, with the protein MTVTRGLEGVVATTSSVSSIIDDTLTYRGYNIDDLAEYASFEEVIYLLWYGKLPNQTELDEFTKLLSENASLPQGVLDHFKTYPIDKVHPMAALRTAVSLLGMYDEEADVMDEEANNRKAIRLQAQLPAVVTAFSRIRKGLEPVEPRKDFGLAANFLYMLTGEEPSTVAVEAFNKALVLHADHELNASTFTARVCVATLSDIYSGVTAAIGALKGPLHGGANEAVMKMLTEVETPENAEAYVREKLANKEKIMGFGHRVYRQGDPRAKHLRKMSEKLTNLTGETKWYDMSIKIEEVFTKEKDLPPNVDFYSASVYHSLGIDHDLFTPIFAVSRVSGWIAHILEQYSNNRLIRPRADYIGSDKQTYIPISQRD; encoded by the coding sequence ATGACAGTTACAAGAGGTCTAGAAGGGGTTGTAGCAACTACATCTTCTGTCAGTTCCATTATTGATGATACGCTTACGTATCGTGGTTACAACATTGATGATTTAGCGGAGTATGCTTCTTTTGAAGAAGTAATCTACTTGCTTTGGTATGGCAAGCTTCCAAACCAGACCGAGTTAGATGAGTTTACAAAGCTATTGTCAGAGAATGCTAGTTTACCACAAGGTGTGCTAGATCATTTCAAAACGTACCCAATTGACAAAGTACATCCAATGGCAGCGCTACGAACAGCTGTTTCATTGTTAGGAATGTACGACGAAGAAGCAGATGTGATGGACGAAGAAGCAAATAACCGGAAAGCAATTCGCCTACAGGCGCAGCTACCTGCTGTTGTTACAGCTTTTTCACGTATCCGCAAAGGATTAGAACCTGTAGAACCACGTAAGGATTTCGGCTTAGCAGCGAATTTCTTGTATATGCTAACAGGTGAAGAGCCAAGTACAGTAGCAGTAGAAGCGTTCAACAAGGCGTTAGTATTGCATGCAGATCATGAATTAAACGCATCTACATTTACCGCACGTGTCTGTGTGGCAACGCTTTCTGATATTTATTCAGGCGTAACTGCAGCGATCGGGGCATTAAAAGGTCCGTTACACGGTGGTGCAAACGAAGCGGTAATGAAAATGCTAACTGAAGTAGAAACACCTGAAAATGCAGAAGCATATGTGCGTGAAAAGCTCGCAAACAAAGAAAAGATTATGGGATTCGGTCATCGCGTATATCGCCAAGGAGATCCTCGTGCGAAGCACTTACGTAAGATGTCTGAGAAGCTTACAAACTTAACAGGTGAAACAAAATGGTATGACATGTCTATTAAGATTGAAGAAGTATTTACAAAAGAAAAAGATCTTCCACCAAACGTGGATTTCTATTCTGCTTCTGTCTATCATAGCTTAGGCATTGATCATGATTTATTTACACCAATTTTTGCAGTGAGTCGTGTATCAGGTTGGATCGCTCATATTCTTGAGCAGTATTCAAACAACCGCTTAATCCGCCCTCGCGCTGATTATATCGGTTCCGATAAACAAACGTATATTCCAATTAGTCAACGTGACTAA